One region of Bombus affinis isolate iyBomAffi1 chromosome 5, iyBomAffi1.2, whole genome shotgun sequence genomic DNA includes:
- the LOC126916794 gene encoding mediator of RNA polymerase II transcription subunit 22, whose amino-acid sequence MAAQRALPQSKEALLKSYTTRLKEDVKSMLENFEEIVKLAKGEGDSQLSRMTQCEQDTYEMQVRAANIVRAGESLMKLVSDIKQYLILNDFPSVNEAIAQNSKLFRTKQAECDQKLANLRDDMAADLYDLEEEYYTSIYK is encoded by the exons atggCAGCACAGCGGGCATTGCCGCAAAGCAAGGAGGCTTTGTTGAAGTCTTATACAACGAGGTTAAAAGAGGATGTGAAATCGATGTTGGAGAATTTCGAAG AGATTGTAAAGCTAGCGAAAGGAGAAGGCGATTCCCAGTTATCTCGGATGACACAATGCGAACAAGATACGTATGAAATGCAGGTCAGGGCGGCGAATATCGTTCGCGCGGGAGAATCCCTAATGAAGCTGGTTTCCGATATAAAACAATATTTGATACTCAACGATTTTCCATCTGTGAACGAAGCCATAGCACAAAATAGTAAATTATTTAGGACAAAACAAGCAGAATGCGATCAAAAGTTAGCAAACTTGCGAGACGACATGGCAGCCGATTTATACGATTTGGAAGAGGAATATTACACGTCGATATACAAATAA